The Arachis hypogaea cultivar Tifrunner chromosome 19, arahy.Tifrunner.gnm2.J5K5, whole genome shotgun sequence genome has a window encoding:
- the LOC112779759 gene encoding protein NODULATION SIGNALING PATHWAY 1, producing MNMEPNPTQDALDWQLEGSASFFPPFLDYPYPIQDYQFWDQNQDIICYHNQIDAGTGSPNAANGTAAVVATTATSTTCTTPSDPEPYSYNNLPVSDLPTKKRNSSDNDCSVQKPSQSHRAKKFKARSTNEVDNGDSVAEGTSVRKSGGNKKGGGKNNGNNCNNGNKEGRWAEQLLIPCALAINAKNLNRVQHLLYVLHELASPTGDANHRLAAHGLSALTHHLSSSYSSSSSSSTITNDSGTKTFASVDSRFFHKTLLKFYEVSPWFSFPNNIANASILQFLSEEESSSSRTLHILDIGVSHGVQWPTFLEALTRRPGGPPPLVRLTVVTASSNENEQNMETPFSVGPPGDNFSSYLLGYAQTIKLNLQINRIDNLELQTLNSKSIDTSSDETFIVCAQFRLHHLNHRNPDERSEFLKALRSMEPKGVILSDNNIECSCNGCGNFAAGFSRRVEYLWSFLDSTSVAFKGRESDERRVMEGEAAKALTNQRR from the exons ATGAACATGGAACCAAACCCAACACAAGATGCTCTTGACTGGCAGCTAGAAGGTTCTGCCTCTTTCTTCCCACCATTCTTGGATTATCCATATCCCATTCAAGATTATCAGTTCTGGGATCAAAACCAAGACATAATCTGCTACCATAACCAAATTGATGCCGGCACCGGATCCCCGAATGCCGCAAACGGCACTGCCGCCGTGGTGGCCACCACTGCCACCAGTACAACCTGCACAACACCCTCGGATCCTGAACCTTACAGTTACAACAACCTACCAGTTTCAGACTTGCCGACGAAGAAACGAAACTCCAGCGACAATGATTGCTCGGTCCAAAAGCCTTCACAGAGCCACAGAGCCAAGAAATTCAAGGCTCGTTCAACTAATGAAGTTGACAATGGCGATTCAGTTGCCGAAGGGACTAGTGTTAGAAAATCTGGTGGGAACAAAAAAG GTGGAGGCAAGAACAATGGCAATAACTGCAACAATGGAAACAAGGAAGGTAGGTGGGCGGAACAGTTGCTCATCCCTTGTGCTTTAGCTATAAATGCTAAAAATTTGAATCGTGTACAGCACCTCTTGTATGTGCTCCATGAGCTAGCCTCGCCTACAGGCGATGCGAATCACCGACTCGCGGCACACGGACTCAGCGCACTGACACACCATCTATCCTCATCGTATtcgtcttcttcatcttcttctaccaTAACAAACGATTCAGGGACTAAGACTTTTGCATCAGTGGACTCCAGATTCTTCCATAAGACACTCCTCAAGTTCTATGAGGTTAGCCCTTGGTTTTCTTTTCCTAACAACATTGCAAACGCTTCAATCCTTCAATTCCTTTCCGAAGAAGAATCAAGTAGTTCGCGTACTCTTCACATCCTTGACATTGGAGTCTCCCATGGTGTCCAATGGCCTACTTTTCTTGAGGCGTTAACCCGAAGACCCGGCGGACCTCCTCCTCTGGTTCGCCTAACCGTTGTAACCGCTTCCTCCAATGAAAATGAACAGAACATGGAAACTCCTTTCTCTGTAGGTCCACCCGGTGATAACTTCTCTTCTTACCTCCTTGGTTATGCTCAAACCATTAAGCTCAATTTGCAGATAAACAGGATTGATAATCTTGAATTACAGACACTGAATTCGAAGAGTATCGACACATCTTCGGATGAAACATTTATTGTCTGTGCGCAGTTTAGGCTCCACCACTTGAATCACAGAAATCCTGACGAGAGAAGCGAGTTTCTGAAGGCTTTGAGAAGCATGGAGCCTAAAGGAGTGATACTAAGTGATAACAACATTGAATGCAGTTGCAATGGCTGTGGAAACTTCGCGGCCGGATTCTCCCGGAGAGTGGAGTACCTGTGGAGTTTCTTGGATTCCACGAGTGTTGCATTCAAGGGCCGGGAGAGTGACGAAAGGAGAGTGATGGAAGGCGAGGCGGCGAAGGCCCTGACCAACCAGAGGAGATGa
- the LOC112778004 gene encoding protein MAIN-LIKE 2-like: MRRQQGMRLDERYVPYLQMAGLYYLARLNDRWFRLNEPLVSAFVEQWRSETHTFHMPFVECTITLQDVAYQLGLPVDGRYVSGCLTDFQIYIQGGRPAWVWFQELLGVLPLANQIQKFALFADKSGNRIHMRWLPYVARLEEMGGYSWGRQH, from the exons ATGCGGCGCCAGCAGGGCATGCGACTCGACGAGaggtacgttccgtacttgcagatggctggATTATACTATCTTGCGAGactgaacgatagatggttcAGATTGAATGAGCCCCTTGTCAGTGCTTTTGTCGAGCAGTGGCGTTCGGAGACGCACACATTCCACATGCCGTTTGtggagtgcacgatcacactacaggacgtggcgtaccagtTGGGGTTGCCGGTCGACGGACGTTATGTCAGCGGTTGTTTGACCGATTTCCAGATATACATCCAGGGTGGCCGTCCAGCATGGgtgtggttccaggagttgcttgGAGTGTTACCTCTTGCAAACCAAATTCAGAAGTTTGCA ctgtttgccgacaagtccggcaacCGTATTCACATGAGATGGCTACCCTACGTGGctaggcttgaggagatgggtggCTACAGTTGGGGTCGGCAGCACTAG